In a genomic window of Homo sapiens chromosome 22, GRCh38.p14 Primary Assembly:
- the PISD gene encoding phosphatidylserine decarboxylase proenzyme, mitochondrial isoform f (isoform f is encoded by transcript variant 11), translating to MMCQSEARQGPELRAAKWLHFPQLALRRRLGQLSCMSRPALKLRSWPLTVLYYLLPFGALRPLSRVGWRPVSRVALYKSVPTRLLSRAWGRLNQVELPHWLRRPVYSLYIWTFGVNMKEAAVEDLHHYRNLSEFFRRKLKPQARPVCGLHSVISPSDGRILNFGQVKNCEVEQVKGVTYSLESFLGPRMCTEDLPFPPAASCDSFKNQLVTREGNELYHCVIYLAPGDYHCFHSPTDWTVSHRRHFPAVGATNVGSIRIYFDRDLHTNSPRHSKGSYNDFSFVTHTNREGVPMRKGEHLGEFNLGSTIVLIFEAPKDFNFQLKTGQKIRFGEALGSL from the exons ATGATGTGTCAGTCAGAGGCGCGGCAAGGACCAGAGCTCCGCGCGGCGAAATG GTTGCACTTCCCCCAGCTGGCCCTGAGGCGGAGGCTGGGGCAGCTGAGCTGCATGTCCAGACCCGCTCTGAAACTGCGCTCCTGGCCCTTGACCGTCCTCTACTACCTCCTGCCCTTCGGCGCCCTCAGACCGCTCAGCCGGGTGGGATGGAGGCCCGTAAGCAGG GTGGCTTTGTACAAGTCAGTGCCAACGCGCTTGCTGTCACGGGCCTGGGGTCGCCTCAATCAGGTGGAGCTGCCACACTGGCTGCGCAGGCCCGTCTACAGCCTGTACATCTGGACGTTTGGGGTGAACATGAAAGAGGCCGCTGTGGAGGACCTGCATCACTACCGCAACCTCAGCGAGTTCTTCCGGCGCAAGCTGAAGCCGCAGGCCCGGCCTGTCTGTGGCCTGCACAGCGTG ATTAGCCCATCGGATGGAAGGATCCTCAACTTTGGGCAGGTGAAGAACTGTGAGGTGGAGCAGGTAAAGGGGGTCACCTACTCCCTGGAGTCGTTCCTGGGCCCGCGTATGTGCACAGAGGACCTGCCCTTCCCACCAG CCGCGTCGTGTGACTCCTTCAAGAACCAGCTGGTCACCCGGGAAGGGAATGAGCTCTATCACTGTGTCATCTACCTGGCCCCTGGGGACTACCACTGCTTCCACTCCCCCACCGACTGGACTGTGTCCCACCGGCGCCACTTCCCAG CTGTGGGGGCCACCAACGTGGGCTCCATTCGCATCTACTTTGACCGG GACCTGCACACAAACAGCCCAAGGCACAGCAAGGGCTCCTACAATGACTTCAGCTTCGTGACGCACACCAATAGAGAGGGCGTCCCCATGCGTAAGGGCGAGCACCTGGGCGAGTTCAACCTGGGCTCCACCATCGTGCTCATCTTCGAGGCCCCCAAGGACTTCAATTTCCAGCTGAAAACAGGACAGAAAATCCGCTTTGGGGAAGCCCTGGGCTCGCTCTAG
- the PISD gene encoding phosphatidylserine decarboxylase proenzyme, mitochondrial isoform d (isoform d is encoded by transcript variant 5), with protein MMCQSEARQGPELRAAKWLHFPQLALRRRLGQLSCMSRPALKLRSWPLTVLYYLLPFGALRPLSRVGWRPVSRVALYKSVPTRLLSRAWGRLNQVELPHWLRRPVYSLYIWTFGVNMKEAAVEDLHHYRNLSEFFRRKLKPQARPVCGLHSVISPSDGRILNFGQVKNCEVEQVKGVTYSLESFLGPRMCTEDLPFPPAASCDSFKNQLVTREGNELYHCVIYLAPGDYHCFHSPTDWTVSHRRHFPGSLMSVNPGMARWIKELFCHNERVVLTGDWKHGFFSLTAVGATNVGSIRIYFDRDLHTNSPRHSKGSYNDFSFVTHTNREGVPMRKGEHLGEFNLGSTIVLIFEAPKDFNFQLKTGQKIRFGEALGSL; from the exons ATGATGTGTCAGTCAGAGGCGCGGCAAGGACCAGAGCTCCGCGCGGCGAAATG GTTGCACTTCCCCCAGCTGGCCCTGAGGCGGAGGCTGGGGCAGCTGAGCTGCATGTCCAGACCCGCTCTGAAACTGCGCTCCTGGCCCTTGACCGTCCTCTACTACCTCCTGCCCTTCGGCGCCCTCAGACCGCTCAGCCGGGTGGGATGGAGGCCCGTAAGCAGG GTGGCTTTGTACAAGTCAGTGCCAACGCGCTTGCTGTCACGGGCCTGGGGTCGCCTCAATCAGGTGGAGCTGCCACACTGGCTGCGCAGGCCCGTCTACAGCCTGTACATCTGGACGTTTGGGGTGAACATGAAAGAGGCCGCTGTGGAGGACCTGCATCACTACCGCAACCTCAGCGAGTTCTTCCGGCGCAAGCTGAAGCCGCAGGCCCGGCCTGTCTGTGGCCTGCACAGCGTG ATTAGCCCATCGGATGGAAGGATCCTCAACTTTGGGCAGGTGAAGAACTGTGAGGTGGAGCAGGTAAAGGGGGTCACCTACTCCCTGGAGTCGTTCCTGGGCCCGCGTATGTGCACAGAGGACCTGCCCTTCCCACCAG CCGCGTCGTGTGACTCCTTCAAGAACCAGCTGGTCACCCGGGAAGGGAATGAGCTCTATCACTGTGTCATCTACCTGGCCCCTGGGGACTACCACTGCTTCCACTCCCCCACCGACTGGACTGTGTCCCACCGGCGCCACTTCCCAG GCTCCCTGATGTCAGTGAACCCTGGCATGGCTCGCTGGATCAAAGAGCTCTTCTGCCATAACGAGCGGGTGGTCCTGACGGGGGACTGGAAACATGGCTTCTTCTCACTGACAGCTGTGGGGGCCACCAACGTGGGCTCCATTCGCATCTACTTTGACCGG GACCTGCACACAAACAGCCCAAGGCACAGCAAGGGCTCCTACAATGACTTCAGCTTCGTGACGCACACCAATAGAGAGGGCGTCCCCATGCGTAAGGGCGAGCACCTGGGCGAGTTCAACCTGGGCTCCACCATCGTGCTCATCTTCGAGGCCCCCAAGGACTTCAATTTCCAGCTGAAAACAGGACAGAAAATCCGCTTTGGGGAAGCCCTGGGCTCGCTCTAG
- the PISD gene encoding phosphatidylserine decarboxylase proenzyme, mitochondrial isoform c (isoform c is encoded by transcript variant 4) produces MQGTGSMRSTGSESWRSWDWRFHPNLLVTGRLHFPQLALRRRLGQLSCMSRPALKLRSWPLTVLYYLLPFGALRPLSRVGWRPVSRVALYKSVPTRLLSRAWGRLNQVELPHWLRRPVYSLYIWTFGVNMKEAAVEDLHHYRNLSEFFRRKLKPQARPVCGLHSVISPSDGRILNFGQVKNCEVEQVKGVTYSLESFLGPRMCTEDLPFPPAASCDSFKNQLVTREGNELYHCVIYLAPGDYHCFHSPTDWTVSHRRHFPGSLMSVNPGMARWIKELFCHNERVVLTGDWKHGFFSLTAVGATNVGSIRIYFDRDLHTNSPRHSKGSYNDFSFVTHTNREGVPMRKGEHLGEFNLGSTIVLIFEAPKDFNFQLKTGQKIRFGEALGSL; encoded by the exons GTTGCACTTCCCCCAGCTGGCCCTGAGGCGGAGGCTGGGGCAGCTGAGCTGCATGTCCAGACCCGCTCTGAAACTGCGCTCCTGGCCCTTGACCGTCCTCTACTACCTCCTGCCCTTCGGCGCCCTCAGACCGCTCAGCCGGGTGGGATGGAGGCCCGTAAGCAGG GTGGCTTTGTACAAGTCAGTGCCAACGCGCTTGCTGTCACGGGCCTGGGGTCGCCTCAATCAGGTGGAGCTGCCACACTGGCTGCGCAGGCCCGTCTACAGCCTGTACATCTGGACGTTTGGGGTGAACATGAAAGAGGCCGCTGTGGAGGACCTGCATCACTACCGCAACCTCAGCGAGTTCTTCCGGCGCAAGCTGAAGCCGCAGGCCCGGCCTGTCTGTGGCCTGCACAGCGTG ATTAGCCCATCGGATGGAAGGATCCTCAACTTTGGGCAGGTGAAGAACTGTGAGGTGGAGCAGGTAAAGGGGGTCACCTACTCCCTGGAGTCGTTCCTGGGCCCGCGTATGTGCACAGAGGACCTGCCCTTCCCACCAG CCGCGTCGTGTGACTCCTTCAAGAACCAGCTGGTCACCCGGGAAGGGAATGAGCTCTATCACTGTGTCATCTACCTGGCCCCTGGGGACTACCACTGCTTCCACTCCCCCACCGACTGGACTGTGTCCCACCGGCGCCACTTCCCAG GCTCCCTGATGTCAGTGAACCCTGGCATGGCTCGCTGGATCAAAGAGCTCTTCTGCCATAACGAGCGGGTGGTCCTGACGGGGGACTGGAAACATGGCTTCTTCTCACTGACAGCTGTGGGGGCCACCAACGTGGGCTCCATTCGCATCTACTTTGACCGG GACCTGCACACAAACAGCCCAAGGCACAGCAAGGGCTCCTACAATGACTTCAGCTTCGTGACGCACACCAATAGAGAGGGCGTCCCCATGCGTAAGGGCGAGCACCTGGGCGAGTTCAACCTGGGCTCCACCATCGTGCTCATCTTCGAGGCCCCCAAGGACTTCAATTTCCAGCTGAAAACAGGACAGAAAATCCGCTTTGGGGAAGCCCTGGGCTCGCTCTAG